In Pseudomonadota bacterium, one genomic interval encodes:
- the flgL gene encoding flagellar hook-associated protein 3 encodes MRITSAIQYGAMQENIAQATAQMYKYQQQVSSGKALSAATDDPVAYARVTQLKQSTTQQEQYSQTIRTVETSMQSYESNLQNVTRLMNQARSLGLQAANDTIDAQARTQIASQIDSLVSQALQAANANSNGHFIYGGSKDQTSPYTAVTDATGKVTGVTYNGDARVASADVGGGAKVKTGVSGADVFGVTPGDPNSVIGSLIALRDQITSGKAQSISDSIQGIDNAMQSVSGTRAQVGVRMQHLGALAQVNQETLTAIKGEQSSLEDTNLPDAMTNLMRMQTTYQAALTVAAKASQQTSLLSKLQ; translated from the coding sequence ATGAGAATCACAAGCGCAATCCAGTACGGCGCCATGCAGGAGAACATCGCGCAGGCAACCGCGCAGATGTACAAGTATCAGCAGCAGGTCTCGAGCGGCAAGGCCCTCAGCGCAGCCACCGACGACCCGGTGGCCTATGCGCGGGTGACGCAGCTGAAGCAGTCGACCACCCAGCAGGAGCAGTACTCGCAGACCATCCGCACGGTGGAGACATCGATGCAGAGCTACGAATCGAACCTGCAGAACGTCACCCGTCTGATGAACCAGGCCCGCTCCCTCGGGCTGCAGGCCGCCAACGACACAATCGATGCCCAGGCGCGCACCCAGATCGCCTCGCAGATCGACTCCCTCGTCAGTCAGGCCCTCCAGGCCGCGAATGCCAACAGCAACGGGCACTTCATCTACGGAGGGAGCAAGGATCAGACTTCGCCCTACACGGCGGTGACCGACGCGACAGGCAAGGTCACGGGAGTCACCTACAACGGCGACGCACGGGTTGCCTCGGCCGATGTGGGGGGGGGCGCCAAGGTGAAGACCGGGGTGAGTGGCGCCGATGTCTTCGGTGTGACTCCGGGAGACCCCAACAGCGTCATCGGTTCGCTCATCGCCCTGCGTGATCAGATCACCAGCGGCAAGGCCCAAAGCATCTCTGACTCGATCCAGGGCATCGACAACGCGATGCAGAGCGTGTCCGGAACGAGGGCGCAGGTGGGCGTGCGCATGCAGCATCTGGGCGCCCTGGCCCAGGTGAATCAAGAGACCCTCACCGCCATCAAGGGCGAGCAGTCGTCGCTGGAAGACACAAACCTTCCCGACGCCATGACCAACCTCATGAGGATGCAGACGACCTACCAGGCTGCCCTCACCGTTGCCGCCAAGGCCTCGCAGCAGACCAGCCTGCTGAGCAAGCTGCAGTAG